Proteins encoded together in one Solanum lycopersicum chromosome 7, SLM_r2.1 window:
- the LOC101249939 gene encoding protein PLASTID MOVEMENT IMPAIRED 1-RELATED 1 — protein sequence MSKIGGNEKLLDDIEALNKALCSDNKGGRRSLMLGASNRSTSVGKTHQKSKNRDDLSGKENKKSIWSWKGLKSLAVRNKKFNCCFSVQVHSIEGLSTLFDELCLVVHWKRRDGELTTRPVVVSKGVAEFEEQLTHTCSVSGSKNGPNQSAKYEAKHFLLYASIYATPDLDLGKHRVDLTRLLPLALDELEENSSGKWSTSFRLSGKAKGATMNVSFEYHIVGKTFTVFPSSTSLLDVNNLRRNSEKIAKILAQCEQSDELSKTMRRAGSLPARSSASQCSAENIKDLHEVLPVPSSELSVSVNVMYQKLEEEKVEYSVDCKPQIDVCCDDVKTLKPNIALLSEPEKGNIENADDLSEVSIRDQGIEVASEVQEEKEEETTKTGDTPSEENAEPNSSFGMFNEEEPQLALLSKEVDTQNKDLSASTCNFETDKSSKESIMKELESALKRVSDLENEGFDSQDDENEVINHDGGLNIKGNFEELRKGKSLSLDYDAESVASDFLDMLGIEHNQFSLSSESEPDSPRERLLRQFEKDTLADGGSLFNFDEDIDHQDFACDASTGSDWRSIYEDFDYSCNVEMPKIEIEATSNKIGASMLEDLETEALMYEWGLNERAFQRSPPRSSSGFGSPIDIPHEDPSELPPLGEGLGPFIKTKNGGFLRSVNPSLFKNAKSGGSLIMQVSSPVVVPAEMGSGIMDILHHLASIGIEKLSIQANKLMPLEDITGQTMQHIGWETAPSLDGTVRQEFLQHEFEYGKNMAGIQSNKGKLHRPKSSSKLESNSAGLDKDSEYVSLEDLAPLAMDKIEALSIEGLRIQSGMSDEDTPSNVSSKPIGEFSAIEGKKVNFGGAVGLEGTGGLQLLDVKDNDGGGEVDGLMGLSLTLDEWMKLDAGEIDEISERTSKLLAAHHGTCTDLFRGRSKKRGKGKNCGLLGNSFTVALMVQLRDPLRNYEPVGTPMLALVQVERVFVTPKAKIYSTVSQVRKSNEDDDDNELKSPQKEAGGVDVKEEQIREDEEIPQYKITGVHVAGLKTEQGKKKLWGSSSQQQSGSRWLLANGMGKKNKHPLMKSKGINKSSIAAASSLATTTVQPGETLWSISSRVHGTGAKWEELAALNPHIRNPNVIFPNEKIRLR from the exons ATGTCGAAAATTGGTGGAAATGAAAAATTGTTGGATGATATTGAAGCTCTAAATAAAGCTTTGTGTTCGGATAATAAAGGTGGACGGAGGAGTTTGATGTTAGGAGCTAGTAATCGTTCAACGTCTGTAGGAAAAACCCATCAGAAATCGAAGAATAGAGATGATTTATCTGGGAAGGAGAATAAGAAATCCATTTGGAGTTGGAAAGGCCTAAAATCTCTAGCTGTTAggaacaaaaaatttaattgttgtttttctgTTCAAGTACATTCTATTGAAGGGTTATCAACATTATTTGATGAGCTTTGCCTTGTTGTGCATTGGAAGAGGCGAGATGGTGAGTTAACGACTCGTCCTGTTGTTGTTTCTAAAGGGGTAGCTGAGTTTGAGGAACAGTTGACTCATACATGTTCTGTATCTGGTAGCAAGAATGGTCCTAATCAATCAGCAAAGTATGAGGCTAAACATTTTTTGTTGTATGCTTCTATATATGCTACCCCTGATCTTGATTTAGGAAAGCATCGCGTTGATCTTACTAGGTTGCTTCCTCTTGCATTGGATGAATTGGAGGAGAATAGCTCAGGCAAGTGGAGTACTAGTTTCAGGTTATCAGGTAAGGCTAAAGGTGCAACCATGAATGTTAGTTTCGAGTATCACATCGTTGGGAAAACTTTTACTGTGTTTCCTAGCAGTACGAGTCTTCTCGATGTGAACAACTTGAGGCGCAATAGTGAAAAGATAGCAAAAATTTTGGCACAATGTGAGCAAAGTGATGAGCTGAGTAAAACAATGAGGCGAGCGGGGAGCCTTCCTGCTCGATCTTCTGCTTCACAGTGTTCAGCTGAGAATATAAAAGACCTTCACGAGGTTTTACCAGTTCCTTCGTCTGAACTTTCCGTATCTGTAAATGTGATGTATCAGAAACTTGAGGAAGAGAAAGTGGAATATTCAGTTGATTGCAAACCGCAGATAGATGTATGCTGTGATGATGTTAAGACCCTAAAGCCCAACATAGCCTTGCTATCGGAGCCTGAGAAGGGAAATATTGAAAATGCGGACGATTTAAGTGAGGTTTCAATCAGAGATCAAGGTATAGAAGTTGCCTCAGAGGTACAggaggaaaaagaagaagaaaccaCGAAAACTGGTGATACTCCTTCGGAAGAGAATGCTGAACCTAATAGTAGTTTTGGGATGTTCAATGAAGAGGAGCCACAGCTTGCATTGTTGTCCAAGGAAGTTGACACTCAGAATAAAGATCTTTCAGCGAGTACCTGCAATTTCGAGACAGACAAATCTTCCAAAGAGTCGATCATGAAAGAATTAGAGTCTGCCTTAAAGAGGGTCTCTGACTTGGAAAACGAGGGATTTGATTCTCAAgatgatgaaaatgaagttATAAATCATGATGGAGGCTTGAACATAAAAGGAAACTTTGAGGAGCTTAGGAAGGGAAAATCCCTAAGCTTGGATTATGACGCTGAATCTGTGGCTAGTGATTTTCTGGATATGCTAGGGATAGAGCACAATCAATTTTCCCTGAGTTCTGAAAGTGAGCCTGATTCCCCAAGAGAACGACTGCTGAGGCAATTTGAGAAGGATACTTTGGCCGATGGGGGTTCCTTGTTCAACTTTGATGAGGACATTGATCACCAAGACTTCGCTTGTGATGCTTCAACTGGATCCGATTGGAGGAGCATTTATGAGGATTTCGATTATTCATGTAATGTAGAGATGCCAAAGATAGAAATCGAAGCAACAAGCAATAAAATTGGGGCGTCGATGTTGGAGGACTTGGAGACAGAGGCTTTGATGTACGAATGGGGCTTGAACGAGAGGGCATTTCAACGTTCCCCTCCTAGGAGCTCAAGCGGTTTTGGAAGCCCAATTGATATTCCTCATGAGGACCCTTCCGAATTGCCCCCTCTTGGAGAAGGCTTAGGACCCTTCATTAAGACTAAAAATGGAGGATTTTTAAGATCAGTGAACCCTTCACTTTTCAAGAATGCTAAGAGTGGGGGGAGCTTGATAATGCAGGTATCCAGTCCAGTGGTGGTTCCTGCAGAAATGGGATCTGGCATAATGGACATACTGCATCATTTAGCTTCTATTGGAATTGAAAAGCTCTCTATTCAGGCAAATAAATTGATGCCTTTAGAAGATATTACTGGCCAGACAATGCAACATATAGGATGGGAAACTGCACCAAGCCTAGATGGAACTGTGAG ACAAGAATTTTTGCAGCATGAATTTGAGTATGGAAAAAATATGGCTGGTATTCAAAGTAATAAGGGGAAATTGCACAGACCAAAGTCCAGCAGCAAGTTGGAGTCAAATTCTGCCGGGCTTGACAAGGACTCAGAATACGTATCACTAGAGGACCTTGCTCCTTTGGCGATGGATAAAATTGAAGCCCTTTCAATTGAAGGTTTGAGAATACAGTCAGGCATGTCAGATGAGGACACACCTTCTAATGTAAGCTCAAAACCCATTGGTGAGTTTTCAGCCATCGAGGGAAAGAAGGTCAACTTTGGAGGAGCTGTAGGTCTAGAAGGAACTGGTGGATTGCAGTTACTGGACGTTAAAGACAATGATGGTGGTGGTGAGGTTGATGGACTAATGGGCTTATCTCTCACTCTTGATGAATGGATGAAGTTGGACGCCGGAGAAATTGATGAAATCAGCGAGCGGACGTCCAAACTGCTTGCAGCTCATCATGGTACCTGCACTGATTTGTTTCGTGGTAGGTCGAAGAAACGTGGCAAGGGTAAGAACTGCGGGTTGTTGGGAAACAGCTTTACAGTGGCCCTAATGGTGCAACTTCGTGATCCTTTAAGGAATTATGAGCCAGTTGGTACACCTATGCTTGCTCTTGTTCAAGTGGAGAGAGTGTTTGTAACACCTAAAGCTAAGATATACAGCACAGTTTCTCAAGTTAGAAAGAgcaatgaagatgatgatgataatgaacTCAAGTCCCCCCAAAAGGAAGCTGGTGGTGTGGATGTGAAAGAAGAACAGATTCGTGAGGATGAAGAAATCCCTCAATACAAAATCACTGGAGTACATGTTGCAGGTTTAAAGACAGAACAAGGTAAAAAGAAATTATGGGGTTCGTCAAGTCAACAGCAATCAGGATCGCGTTGGTTGCTGGCGAATGGAATGGGAAAGAAGAATAAGCATCCATTAATGAAGTCAAAGGGtataaataaatcatcaatagcAGCTGCTTCTTCTCTAGCAACTACAACAGTGCAGCCTGGTGAGACGTTATGGAGTATATCATCACGGGTGCATGGTACAGGGGCTAAATGGGAGGAATTAGCTGCATTAAATCCACACATCAGAAATCCAAATGTTATTTTCCCTAATGAAAAGATTAGATTGAGGTAG